The proteins below come from a single Dinghuibacter silviterrae genomic window:
- a CDS encoding polysaccharide deacetylase family protein: MLVLLLLLLAHPLRAQTTAGDSTSRPWNGKSCAVVLTYDDAIDADLDNIIPALDSLGLRGTFYIIGSAPAVSRRMSEWRAAAARGHELGNHALFHPCDGSLPGRSWITPDIDLSKYTVTRAVAEIRVNNTLLKAIDGKDRRTFAYPCGDLTIGGVRFYDGLRGDFAGARGVTGILRTPDKVDLDNIPAFAIEDRPASYMIDLVRQAMETHTLLVFLFHGVGGGHAINEGRAEHLELLRFLKAHEDQVWVAPMVEVADWIRSISSP; the protein is encoded by the coding sequence ATGCTTGTCCTGCTCTTACTCTTGTTAGCCCATCCCCTTCGGGCGCAAACCACGGCCGGCGATTCCACATCGCGCCCTTGGAACGGTAAATCCTGCGCGGTCGTCCTGACGTACGACGACGCCATCGATGCAGACCTCGACAACATTATCCCGGCCCTGGATTCCCTTGGGCTCAGAGGGACATTCTATATCATCGGTTCGGCGCCTGCTGTTTCCAGGCGCATGTCCGAGTGGAGGGCCGCCGCGGCCCGCGGACACGAGCTGGGGAACCACGCCCTGTTCCATCCCTGCGACGGCAGCCTGCCCGGCCGTTCCTGGATCACCCCCGACATCGACCTCAGCAAGTACACCGTCACCCGTGCGGTGGCCGAGATCCGGGTCAACAACACCCTGCTCAAGGCCATTGATGGGAAGGACCGGCGGACCTTTGCCTATCCTTGCGGGGACCTGACCATCGGCGGCGTGCGTTTTTACGACGGGTTGCGGGGCGATTTCGCCGGCGCCCGGGGGGTGACCGGGATACTCCGGACTCCCGACAAAGTCGACCTCGACAACATACCCGCCTTTGCCATCGAGGATCGCCCGGCCTCCTACATGATCGACCTGGTTCGCCAGGCGATGGAGACGCATACGCTGCTGGTTTTTCTTTTCCATGGGGTAGGGGGCGGACATGCCATCAACGAGGGGCGCGCGGAGCACCTCGAACTGCTGCGCTTTCTCAAGGCACACGAAGACCAGGTGTGGGTGGCGCCCATGGTGGAGGTGGCGGATTGGATAAGGTCTATCTCTTCCCCTTAA